In Amycolatopsis solani, a single window of DNA contains:
- a CDS encoding ABC transporter substrate-binding protein, which translates to MRLRTLLLASVFALAACGSPEAATTAPADQPGGVNITANQNRIRAQQVDAIAALVPAAIRTRGTLVVGTTGNGTPPLSFRADDDKTVIGVEPDLAQLVADVLGLKLDLQASSWENLFLSVENRQFDAGFSNITVTEERKDKYDFATYRKDTIAFEVKNEKNIAVKEAKDIAGLTVGVGAGTNQEQILLRWDQQNKAGGLAPVKFQYYQATSEYYLALQSGRIDVYAGPNPTSAYHVAVDGKTKIVGTVSGGGTIPADIAAMTKKDSGLVRALQQALDTVIKNGQYAEVLKRWNLASEALPASEVNPQGLPRK; encoded by the coding sequence ATGAGACTGAGAACGCTTCTGCTCGCTTCGGTGTTCGCGCTCGCCGCGTGCGGCAGCCCCGAAGCGGCCACCACGGCACCCGCGGACCAGCCCGGCGGGGTCAACATCACCGCGAACCAGAACCGGATCCGGGCGCAGCAGGTCGACGCGATCGCCGCGCTCGTCCCGGCCGCCATCCGCACCCGTGGCACCCTCGTCGTCGGCACCACCGGCAACGGCACCCCGCCGCTGTCCTTCCGGGCGGACGACGACAAGACGGTCATCGGCGTCGAGCCCGACCTCGCCCAGCTGGTCGCCGACGTGCTCGGGCTGAAGCTCGACCTGCAGGCCTCGTCGTGGGAAAACCTGTTCCTCTCGGTGGAGAACCGGCAGTTCGACGCCGGGTTCTCGAACATCACGGTGACCGAGGAGCGCAAGGACAAGTACGACTTCGCGACCTACCGCAAGGACACGATCGCGTTCGAGGTCAAAAACGAGAAGAACATCGCGGTGAAGGAGGCGAAGGACATCGCCGGGCTCACCGTCGGCGTCGGCGCGGGGACGAACCAGGAGCAGATCCTCCTGCGCTGGGACCAGCAGAACAAGGCGGGCGGGCTGGCCCCGGTGAAGTTCCAGTACTACCAGGCGACCTCCGAGTACTACCTCGCGCTGCAGTCCGGCCGGATCGACGTCTACGCCGGCCCGAACCCGACGTCGGCCTACCACGTCGCCGTCGACGGGAAGACGAAGATCGTGGGCACGGTGTCCGGCGGCGGCACCATCCCGGCGGACATCGCGGCGATGACCAAGAAGGACAGCGGCCTGGTGCGGGCGCTGCAGCAGGCACTGGACACCGTGATCAAGAACGGGCAGTACGCCGAGGTCCTCAAGCGCTGGAACCTCGCGTCGGAGGCGCTGCCCGCGTCGGAGGTCAACCCGCAGGGCCTGCCGCGCAAGTGA
- a CDS encoding helix-turn-helix transcriptional regulator codes for MLIRSPELVGRDAQLRELATAFDAALAGRGGAVFLAGESGIGKSRLAREAAARAAGRGARVLRGQGSSVGPAVPFRPLAEALFSLTRDAEPVDVGELGPYRPALGVLVPDWRGAPADDPAPPLLVVAEAVLRLLAVVGRAGGCVLVLDDLHDADAETLFVLEYLAGNLESTRVLLIGTIGDEPSAAREIARAAARRGVCALRTLHPLGPGEVHDVVAACLGTERARVPTATATHLWQLSAGIPFLVEELLHELVHDRVLTEGAGGWQLADTSAGAVPAALVGSVAARMARLGPEGAGLLSAAAVFGLRFAVPVVQRAAGADDRTVAVFLDAAVEGRLLEPDPAALGWYAFRHPLTVEAVLAQLGPTRHAELARLAADAAELLHPGLPGDWCARVAHLRQLAGDRAVAGRLFADAGHRALETAEAASAVTFLERADALLTDSPDLPLRGAVLESLIQVLGETGQTDRALALAGRFSEFGLFERAAVLHARVAWAAYLAGRTEEGLVQVAAARTRRGSDRQRTAADAVHALLLLGLPGREDDAGRLAAGALEQAGRHDDPVAACQAALALGVLARDRDPAAASEHLERAWHLTDTHRIPLWRTHVLLGMGEHAAFADGDTGGLALARQQAERVGAVAATHAAEAGLVLHGLVLGGDFPAAAPRLERLTASAVHHGLGAVVRHAHALRAVSAAHRADRAGMTEAIADARAAGGDHHPDLALCLGLGQAFCAVLEEDREQARRDLKRAGDSPLAGHHGLRILLDVLAGQEDPDAPHGGRLRWDRQFTALARAVARGRRGDVAGADAAVREAREAARPYRMAAHLGARLVAEAALADGWGDPVTWLRAAEEYFHDAAVPAVAGACRALLRRAGESVRQRRPGLQLLPRELRDAGVTVREYDVFRLLAHRLGNTDIARRLLISPKTVEKHVSSLMAKTKLPDRVTLFDYAAAISR; via the coding sequence ATGCTGATCCGGTCGCCGGAGCTGGTCGGCCGGGACGCGCAGCTGCGGGAACTGGCCACGGCGTTCGACGCCGCGCTGGCCGGGCGCGGCGGCGCGGTCTTCCTCGCCGGGGAGAGCGGGATCGGCAAGTCCCGCCTCGCCAGGGAAGCCGCGGCACGGGCGGCCGGGCGCGGCGCCCGGGTGCTGCGCGGGCAAGGCAGCTCGGTCGGCCCGGCGGTGCCGTTCCGCCCGCTGGCCGAAGCGCTGTTTTCGCTGACGCGGGACGCCGAACCCGTCGACGTGGGCGAACTCGGCCCGTACCGGCCGGCGCTGGGTGTGCTCGTGCCCGACTGGCGCGGTGCCCCGGCGGACGATCCCGCACCGCCGCTGCTCGTCGTCGCCGAGGCGGTGCTGCGGCTGCTGGCCGTGGTCGGCCGGGCCGGTGGCTGCGTGCTGGTCCTGGACGACCTGCACGACGCCGACGCGGAAACGCTGTTCGTCCTGGAGTACCTGGCCGGCAACCTGGAGTCGACGCGGGTGCTGCTGATCGGCACGATCGGCGACGAGCCGTCCGCGGCCCGGGAGATCGCCCGGGCCGCGGCCCGGCGCGGGGTCTGCGCCCTCCGCACGCTGCACCCGCTCGGCCCCGGCGAGGTGCACGACGTGGTGGCGGCGTGCCTGGGAACGGAGCGGGCCCGGGTGCCCACCGCGACCGCGACCCACCTGTGGCAGCTGAGCGCCGGGATCCCGTTCCTGGTCGAGGAGCTGCTGCACGAGCTGGTCCACGACCGGGTGCTGACCGAGGGCGCCGGCGGGTGGCAGCTGGCGGACACGTCCGCCGGCGCGGTGCCCGCCGCTCTGGTCGGCAGCGTCGCCGCCCGGATGGCCCGGCTCGGCCCCGAGGGGGCCGGGCTGCTGAGCGCCGCGGCGGTGTTCGGGCTCCGGTTCGCCGTGCCGGTGGTGCAACGGGCGGCCGGGGCCGACGACCGGACCGTGGCGGTCTTCCTCGACGCGGCGGTCGAGGGACGGCTCCTCGAGCCGGATCCGGCGGCGCTCGGGTGGTACGCCTTCCGGCACCCGCTGACGGTCGAGGCCGTGCTCGCCCAGCTCGGGCCGACGCGGCACGCGGAACTCGCCCGGCTGGCCGCCGACGCCGCCGAGCTGCTGCACCCGGGCCTGCCCGGTGACTGGTGCGCGCGGGTCGCGCACCTGCGGCAGCTCGCGGGCGACCGCGCCGTCGCCGGGCGGCTGTTCGCCGACGCCGGGCACCGGGCGCTCGAGACGGCGGAGGCCGCTTCCGCGGTCACCTTCCTGGAGCGTGCGGACGCGCTGCTGACCGACAGCCCCGACCTGCCGTTGCGGGGTGCGGTGCTCGAGTCGCTGATCCAGGTGCTCGGCGAAACGGGGCAGACCGATCGCGCCTTGGCACTGGCGGGCCGCTTCTCCGAGTTCGGCCTGTTCGAGCGGGCCGCCGTGCTGCACGCGCGGGTGGCTTGGGCCGCGTACCTCGCCGGCCGGACCGAAGAGGGGCTCGTCCAGGTGGCCGCCGCCCGCACCCGGCGAGGGTCCGACCGGCAGCGCACAGCCGCCGACGCCGTACACGCCCTCCTGCTGCTCGGCCTCCCGGGCCGCGAAGACGACGCGGGCCGGCTCGCCGCCGGCGCACTGGAGCAGGCCGGACGGCACGACGACCCGGTCGCCGCCTGCCAGGCGGCCCTCGCCTTGGGCGTCCTCGCCCGGGACCGGGACCCGGCGGCGGCGAGCGAGCACCTCGAACGAGCCTGGCACCTGACCGACACGCACCGGATCCCGCTGTGGCGCACGCACGTTCTGCTCGGCATGGGCGAGCACGCGGCCTTCGCCGACGGCGACACCGGCGGGCTCGCCCTGGCTCGGCAGCAAGCGGAACGCGTCGGGGCGGTGGCCGCGACGCATGCGGCCGAAGCCGGGCTCGTCCTGCACGGGCTGGTGCTCGGCGGCGACTTCCCCGCCGCCGCACCGCGGCTCGAGCGGCTCACGGCGAGCGCCGTACACCACGGGCTCGGCGCGGTCGTCCGGCACGCCCACGCCCTCCGCGCGGTCTCCGCCGCGCACCGGGCCGACCGTGCCGGCATGACGGAGGCGATCGCCGACGCGCGTGCCGCCGGCGGCGACCACCACCCGGACCTCGCCCTGTGCCTCGGCCTGGGCCAGGCGTTCTGCGCGGTGCTGGAGGAAGATCGCGAACAGGCCCGCCGCGACCTCAAGCGCGCCGGCGACTCGCCGCTGGCCGGGCACCACGGGCTCCGGATCCTGCTAGACGTCCTTGCCGGGCAGGAGGATCCGGATGCGCCGCACGGCGGCCGGCTGCGCTGGGACCGGCAGTTCACCGCGCTGGCGCGGGCGGTGGCGCGTGGCCGCCGGGGTGACGTCGCCGGTGCGGATGCCGCGGTGCGGGAGGCGCGGGAGGCGGCGCGTCCCTACCGGATGGCCGCCCACCTCGGTGCCCGGCTCGTCGCCGAAGCCGCGCTGGCCGACGGCTGGGGCGACCCGGTCACCTGGCTGCGCGCGGCGGAGGAGTACTTCCACGACGCCGCGGTCCCGGCCGTCGCCGGGGCGTGCCGGGCGCTGCTGCGGCGGGCCGGGGAGTCCGTCCGCCAGCGGCGGCCCGGCCTCCAGCTGCTCCCCCGGGAGCTGCGCGACGCGGGGGTGACGGTGCGCGAGTACGACGTGTTCCGCCTGCTCGCGCACCGCCTCGGCAACACCGACATCGCCCGGCGCCTGCTGATCTCGCCGAAGACGGTCGAGAAGCACGTCTCCAGCCTGATGGCGAAGACGAAGCTCCCCGACCGCGTGACGCTCTTCGACTACGCGGCGGCGATCAGCCGCTGA
- a CDS encoding 3-hydroxybutyryl-CoA dehydrogenase: MGANGITRVGVVGSGTMGAGIAELCATRGLDVRLAVSRESSLTTAPRKISASLDRRVGKGKLTPAERDAALARISVGTDLADLGDRQLVIEAIPEDEQLKLGLFATLDKIAGDDTVLASTTSAIAITRLAAATTRPDRVLGLHFFNPVTALRLVEIVPALATATEVTERVTAFAEHTLDRQPVSVADQSGFVVNALLIPYLLAAIRMVDTGYCPAADVDLAMELGCAHPMGPLKLADLIGLDVVAAIAAALHEEFKQPLYAAPPSLSRLVEAGHLGRKTGRGFHTY, translated from the coding sequence GTGGGTGCGAACGGAATCACCCGGGTCGGCGTGGTCGGCTCGGGCACGATGGGCGCGGGGATCGCCGAGCTCTGCGCGACCCGGGGGCTGGACGTCCGGCTGGCGGTGTCACGGGAGTCGTCGCTGACGACGGCGCCGCGGAAGATCTCGGCGTCCCTCGACCGCCGCGTCGGCAAGGGGAAGCTGACGCCGGCCGAGCGCGATGCCGCGCTGGCCCGGATCAGCGTCGGCACGGACCTCGCCGACCTCGGCGACCGCCAGCTCGTCATCGAGGCGATCCCCGAGGACGAGCAGCTCAAGCTCGGGCTCTTCGCCACCCTGGACAAGATCGCCGGCGACGACACCGTGCTGGCCAGCACCACCTCGGCGATCGCGATCACCCGGCTCGCCGCGGCGACCACGCGCCCGGACCGGGTGCTGGGCCTGCACTTCTTCAACCCCGTCACCGCGCTGCGGCTCGTCGAGATCGTCCCGGCACTCGCGACGGCCACCGAGGTGACCGAGCGGGTGACGGCCTTCGCGGAGCACACCCTCGACCGGCAGCCGGTCAGCGTCGCCGACCAGAGCGGCTTCGTCGTCAACGCCCTGCTGATCCCGTACCTGCTCGCGGCGATCCGCATGGTCGACACCGGCTACTGCCCGGCCGCGGACGTCGACCTCGCGATGGAGCTGGGCTGCGCCCACCCGATGGGCCCGCTCAAGCTCGCCGACCTGATCGGCCTCGACGTCGTCGCCGCCATCGCGGCCGCATTGCACGAGGAGTTCAAGCAGCCCCTCTACGCCGCCCCGCCGTCGCTTTCCCGGCTCGTCGAAGCCGGCCACCTCGGCCGCAAGACCGGCCGCGGCTTCCACACCTACTGA
- a CDS encoding 8-amino-7-oxononanoate synthase family protein has product MHSFLNIKKSARISDDFWDVTDKAGLFDVVVAGLGDGRHRALADGHEFVNMSSYSYLGLDTHPKLVRAAADAVLAEGALNTSTSRMRVRFGVLKDAEAALSELFDVEAVTLNSCAAAAWAALPLVASGIFTEGEPPLMVFDKNAHFCLNAMKPSVADETEVAVVPHNDVEALEALCKQHKRVAYVADGVYSTGGQAPVKELLALQEKYGLFLVFDEAHGISTVGHRGRGVVLEELGQINDRTIIITSLNKGFGASGGAIFLGKRGSQWRLDTAQRNGGPLMWSQRINTAGLGGLLASAELHRTDELTALQQRLQDNIALFDRLVETGERGDGLPIRFVRVGSEDATVRLAQDLFRAGFYVSPIFFPIIGRGKAGLRIMLRASMTTAEIEQFAGLLTSLGAEA; this is encoded by the coding sequence GTGCACTCGTTCCTGAACATCAAGAAGTCCGCCCGGATCAGCGACGACTTCTGGGACGTCACCGACAAGGCCGGCCTGTTCGACGTCGTCGTCGCCGGGCTCGGCGACGGCCGCCACCGCGCCCTCGCCGACGGCCACGAGTTCGTCAACATGTCCTCGTATTCGTACCTCGGCCTCGACACCCACCCGAAGCTGGTGCGGGCCGCGGCCGACGCCGTGCTCGCCGAAGGCGCGCTCAACACGTCGACGTCCCGGATGCGTGTCCGCTTCGGTGTCCTGAAGGACGCCGAAGCCGCCCTGTCCGAACTGTTCGACGTCGAGGCCGTGACGCTCAACTCCTGCGCCGCCGCCGCGTGGGCCGCGCTGCCGCTGGTCGCCTCCGGCATCTTCACCGAAGGCGAGCCGCCGCTGATGGTGTTCGACAAGAACGCGCACTTCTGCCTCAACGCCATGAAGCCGAGCGTCGCCGACGAAACCGAAGTCGCCGTGGTGCCGCACAACGACGTCGAGGCCCTGGAGGCGTTGTGCAAGCAGCACAAGCGGGTCGCCTACGTCGCCGACGGCGTCTACAGCACCGGCGGCCAGGCCCCGGTGAAGGAACTCCTGGCCCTGCAGGAGAAGTACGGCCTGTTCCTGGTCTTCGACGAGGCCCATGGCATCTCGACCGTCGGCCACCGCGGCCGCGGTGTCGTGCTGGAGGAACTGGGCCAGATCAACGACCGCACGATCATCATCACCTCGCTGAACAAGGGTTTCGGCGCGTCCGGCGGCGCGATCTTCCTCGGCAAGCGCGGGTCCCAGTGGCGGCTGGACACCGCGCAGCGCAACGGCGGCCCGCTGATGTGGTCGCAGCGCATCAACACCGCCGGCCTCGGCGGCCTGCTCGCGTCCGCGGAACTGCACCGCACCGACGAGCTGACCGCGCTGCAGCAGCGGCTGCAGGACAACATCGCGCTCTTCGACCGCCTGGTGGAAACCGGCGAACGCGGCGACGGCCTGCCGATCCGGTTCGTTCGTGTGGGGTCGGAGGACGCGACCGTCCGGCTCGCGCAGGACCTGTTCCGCGCCGGGTTCTACGTGTCGCCGATCTTCTTCCCGATCATCGGCCGCGGCAAGGCGGGCCTGCGGATCATGCTGCGCGCCAGCATGACCACCGCCGAGATCGAGCAGTTCGCGGGGTTGCTGACGTCCCTGGGCGCCGAGGCATGA
- a CDS encoding carboxyl transferase domain-containing protein: MTALLSTIDVGSDTFRRNIEDFEANRDVIAAATAAAVAGGTGKAHRKHADRGKLTARQRIARLLDPGTPLLEVGRLAAHDVYDEPVPSAALVVGVGIVAGRPFMVFANDATVKGGTYFPLGVRKHLRGQKIARENGLGCIYLVDSGGVFLPLQEDLFPDEDHLGRIFRNIAEMSAEGLPQLAAVMGSCTAGGAYIPAMCDETVMVRGTGTVFLGGPQLVRAATGEIVDAETLGGADLHTRVTGVADHLAETDDHALEILRDLAARSPRPLLAAPSRPPRPPKYDPAELAGVVSAGLKEHIPAREILARLLDDSEFTEYRARFGPTIVCGTGHVGGYPVGVLINDGVLFSESAQKAANFIEVCAQRDIPLLFLHNINGFMVGAEYEAGGITKHGAKLVNAVSCAKVPKFSLVVGGSYGAGNFAMCGRSMGSQLMAMWPSARSTVVGAEQTAKVMTQIRADQLAKEGRELTPEEEAAIREPILASYERQAQPLYYAARLWVDAVVDPVETRDWLTLCLAMAADAPKRETRFGVFRM, translated from the coding sequence ATGACCGCTCTGCTCTCGACCATCGACGTCGGCTCGGACACGTTCCGCCGCAACATCGAAGACTTCGAAGCCAACCGCGACGTCATCGCCGCGGCCACCGCCGCCGCGGTCGCCGGCGGCACCGGGAAAGCGCACCGCAAGCACGCGGACCGCGGCAAGCTGACCGCCCGGCAGCGGATCGCGCGGCTGCTGGACCCCGGCACCCCGCTGCTCGAAGTCGGCCGGCTCGCCGCCCACGACGTCTACGACGAGCCGGTGCCCTCGGCCGCACTCGTCGTGGGCGTCGGGATCGTCGCCGGACGGCCGTTCATGGTCTTCGCCAACGACGCCACCGTGAAGGGCGGCACCTACTTCCCGCTCGGCGTCCGCAAGCACCTGCGCGGCCAGAAGATCGCCCGGGAAAACGGTCTCGGCTGCATCTACCTCGTCGACTCCGGCGGTGTTTTCCTGCCCCTGCAGGAGGACCTGTTCCCCGACGAAGACCACCTCGGCCGGATCTTCCGGAACATCGCCGAAATGTCCGCCGAAGGGCTGCCGCAGCTGGCGGCGGTGATGGGGTCGTGCACCGCGGGCGGTGCGTACATCCCGGCGATGTGCGACGAGACGGTGATGGTCCGCGGCACCGGCACGGTGTTCCTCGGCGGCCCGCAGCTGGTGCGCGCCGCGACCGGCGAGATCGTCGACGCGGAGACGCTCGGCGGCGCGGACCTGCACACCCGCGTCACCGGCGTCGCCGACCACCTCGCCGAGACCGACGACCACGCCCTCGAGATCCTGCGCGACCTCGCCGCGCGCAGCCCGCGGCCGCTGCTGGCCGCACCGTCCCGGCCGCCGCGCCCGCCGAAGTACGACCCGGCCGAGCTGGCCGGGGTCGTCAGCGCCGGGCTGAAGGAGCACATCCCGGCGCGGGAGATCCTCGCGCGGCTGCTCGACGACAGCGAGTTCACCGAGTACCGCGCGCGGTTCGGCCCGACGATCGTCTGCGGGACCGGGCACGTCGGCGGTTACCCGGTCGGCGTGCTGATCAACGACGGCGTGCTGTTCTCCGAGAGCGCCCAGAAGGCCGCCAACTTCATCGAGGTCTGCGCGCAACGCGATATCCCACTGCTGTTCCTGCACAACATCAACGGGTTCATGGTCGGCGCCGAATACGAAGCAGGCGGCATCACCAAGCACGGCGCCAAGCTCGTCAACGCCGTTTCGTGTGCGAAGGTGCCGAAGTTCAGCCTGGTCGTAGGCGGCAGCTACGGCGCGGGCAACTTCGCCATGTGCGGGCGGTCGATGGGCTCGCAGCTGATGGCGATGTGGCCGAGCGCACGGTCCACTGTGGTCGGTGCCGAGCAGACGGCGAAGGTGATGACGCAGATCCGCGCCGACCAGCTCGCCAAGGAGGGCCGCGAGCTGACACCCGAGGAAGAGGCGGCGATCCGCGAGCCGATCCTCGCCTCCTACGAGCGGCAGGCGCAGCCGCTGTACTACGCGGCCCGGCTGTGGGTCGACGCCGTCGTGGACCCGGTCGAGACGCGGGACTGGCTGACGTTGTGCCTGGCCATGGCCGCCGACGCGCCGAAGCGGGAGACCCGCTTCGGGGTCTTCAGGATGTGA
- a CDS encoding acetyl/propionyl/methylcrotonyl-CoA carboxylase subunit alpha: MPKRVLIANRGEIARRIARTCRRLGVDHVAVHSDADAGAAHLDGAVESVHIGPSAARESYLDIDAVVEAALRTDCDAVHPGYGFLSENPEFAARVTEAGLVYIGPDAATIAAMGDKARARELMAAAGVPVLPGSEHATESADVLLADARRIGYPVILKPVAGGGGKGMRVVHTEAELPEAVEEAVRLGRAGFGDGRLLAERYVAAPRHIEVQVFGDHHGNVVHLFERECSLQRRHQKIVEEAPAPHLPATTRHALLNAAVRGATALGYVGAGTFEFILDGDGRFFFLEVNTRLQVEHPVTEEITGLDLVEWQLLAADGEPLPLPQWQIRATGHAIECRVYAEDPEHGFRPAPGHAEVVRWPAGVRVEAAFDESGAVPGFYDPMVAKLVAAGPDRDTALARLRAAIEDTTLVGLTTNLGFLAELLAEPRVAEGRVDTHLVDALTARPVPHSRDAQALACAAAMAVPLRETGASPWTGTLGAFDRAALDPEAPLGRIVLRHDGRDREARLLARDRAGLHVETGGRRYAVTAERGPDGLVRGRIGTTPWTGLPTAGGYEIVLGGHRVALARRTFDEGGGDASDGAVRTPMPGVVVGVACEPGARVEPGELLVVVEAMKMENRIVAPFAGTVERLSCALNANVTAGQVLVTLKP, translated from the coding sequence ATGCCGAAACGTGTGCTGATCGCCAACCGCGGGGAGATCGCCCGCCGGATCGCCCGCACCTGCCGCCGGCTGGGCGTCGACCACGTGGCCGTGCATTCGGACGCCGATGCCGGAGCGGCCCACCTGGACGGCGCCGTGGAGTCCGTCCACATCGGACCCTCGGCGGCGCGGGAGAGCTACCTCGACATCGACGCCGTCGTGGAGGCCGCCCTGCGCACGGACTGCGACGCCGTGCACCCGGGGTACGGATTCCTCTCGGAGAACCCGGAATTCGCCGCGCGCGTCACCGAAGCCGGTCTGGTCTACATCGGACCGGATGCGGCGACCATCGCGGCGATGGGGGACAAGGCCCGCGCCCGGGAGCTGATGGCCGCGGCCGGCGTCCCGGTGCTGCCGGGATCCGAGCACGCGACGGAATCGGCGGACGTCCTGCTCGCCGACGCCCGCCGGATCGGTTACCCGGTGATCCTGAAGCCGGTCGCCGGGGGCGGCGGCAAGGGGATGCGCGTGGTGCACACCGAAGCGGAGCTGCCCGAGGCGGTCGAGGAGGCGGTGCGGCTGGGCCGCGCCGGGTTCGGCGACGGACGGCTGCTGGCCGAACGCTACGTCGCCGCGCCGCGGCACATCGAGGTCCAGGTCTTCGGCGACCACCACGGGAACGTCGTCCACCTCTTCGAGCGCGAATGCTCGCTGCAGCGGCGGCACCAGAAGATCGTCGAGGAGGCCCCGGCCCCGCACCTCCCGGCGACGACGCGCCACGCTCTGCTGAACGCGGCGGTCCGCGGCGCCACCGCGCTCGGCTACGTCGGGGCGGGCACGTTCGAGTTCATCCTCGACGGCGACGGCCGGTTCTTCTTCCTCGAGGTCAACACCCGGCTGCAGGTCGAGCACCCGGTCACCGAGGAGATCACCGGACTCGACCTGGTCGAATGGCAACTGCTCGCCGCCGACGGCGAGCCGCTCCCGCTGCCGCAGTGGCAAATCCGGGCCACCGGCCACGCGATCGAGTGCCGGGTCTACGCCGAAGACCCCGAGCACGGGTTCCGGCCCGCGCCGGGACACGCCGAGGTCGTCCGCTGGCCGGCGGGCGTCCGCGTCGAGGCCGCGTTCGACGAGTCCGGCGCGGTGCCGGGCTTCTACGACCCGATGGTCGCGAAGCTGGTCGCCGCCGGTCCGGACCGCGACACCGCGCTCGCTCGCCTCCGCGCGGCGATCGAGGACACCACGCTCGTCGGGCTGACCACCAACCTCGGCTTCCTCGCCGAACTGCTGGCCGAGCCGCGGGTCGCCGAAGGCCGGGTCGACACCCACCTCGTCGACGCGTTGACCGCTCGCCCGGTGCCGCACAGCCGGGACGCCCAAGCGCTCGCGTGCGCGGCGGCCATGGCCGTGCCTCTCCGGGAGACGGGTGCGTCGCCGTGGACCGGCACGCTCGGCGCGTTCGACCGCGCCGCGCTCGATCCGGAGGCGCCACTCGGCCGGATCGTGCTGCGCCACGACGGCCGCGACCGCGAAGCCCGGCTGCTGGCCCGCGACCGGGCCGGACTGCACGTCGAAACCGGCGGCCGCCGGTACGCCGTAACCGCCGAGCGCGGGCCGGACGGGCTGGTCCGCGGCCGGATCGGGACCACTCCCTGGACGGGGTTGCCCACCGCGGGCGGCTACGAGATCGTCCTCGGCGGCCACCGGGTCGCCCTGGCGCGCCGCACCTTCGACGAAGGCGGCGGCGACGCCTCCGACGGCGCGGTGCGCACGCCGATGCCGGGGGTCGTCGTCGGCGTCGCCTGCGAACCCGGGGCCCGGGTCGAACCGGGGGAGCTGCTGGTGGTCGTCGAGGCGATGAAGATGGAGAACCGCATCGTCGCGCCGTTCGCCGGGACCGTCGAGCGGCTTTCCTGCGCCCTCAACGCGAACGTCACCGCCGGACAGGTCCTGGTCACCTTGAAACCCTGA
- a CDS encoding ATP-grasp domain-containing protein — protein sequence MPETLLFVGGARPLSFSLDMAAEALAQAAARGLRVHVTNTAEVLAATEDVVGKASETSTVDILKPGESAAWAKARDEHFDAVYALQELAQVAVAETAEAVGAPGNPPEAVHRVRTKDACREALAAAGFPQPVVRLCADEAAAAAFLREYAGPWIVKPRDAMGSTGVSLVTEPARLAAAIALLPDTKPFLVEQFVEGPEFSVEGVFLGGEPKILAVTAKEKVPPPFFVETGHVLPAPLPDARRREIEDQVSSALKTLGLRVGGFHVELWLTADGVVLGEVHGRFGGDWIHRMLAHAIPGLELYGLVFDDMLGRPVTGVPLTPSRGAAVRYLTPPPGRLAAVEGWDEVLAHPAVLHAELGVGPGDEIRPLHRSGDRVGLIVVGAETPEAASALAADLVDSVKFVPESEPDRLPGLWALR from the coding sequence ATGCCCGAAACCCTGCTGTTCGTCGGGGGCGCCCGGCCGCTCAGCTTCAGCCTCGACATGGCGGCCGAGGCACTGGCCCAGGCCGCGGCGCGCGGCCTGCGCGTGCACGTCACCAACACCGCCGAGGTCCTCGCCGCCACCGAAGACGTCGTCGGGAAGGCCTCGGAGACGTCCACTGTGGACATCCTGAAGCCCGGCGAGTCCGCGGCCTGGGCGAAGGCGCGGGACGAGCACTTCGACGCCGTTTACGCGCTCCAGGAGCTGGCCCAGGTCGCCGTCGCCGAGACGGCCGAAGCGGTCGGCGCCCCGGGCAACCCGCCGGAGGCCGTCCACCGCGTCCGGACCAAGGACGCCTGCCGGGAAGCGCTGGCCGCCGCCGGGTTCCCGCAGCCGGTCGTGCGGTTGTGTGCCGACGAAGCCGCGGCGGCGGCGTTCCTGCGCGAGTACGCGGGGCCGTGGATCGTCAAACCGCGGGACGCCATGGGCAGCACCGGCGTGAGCCTGGTGACCGAGCCCGCGCGGCTGGCCGCGGCGATCGCCCTGCTGCCGGACACGAAGCCGTTCCTCGTCGAGCAGTTCGTCGAGGGGCCGGAGTTCAGCGTCGAAGGCGTCTTCCTCGGGGGTGAGCCGAAGATCCTCGCCGTGACGGCCAAGGAGAAGGTGCCGCCGCCGTTCTTCGTCGAGACCGGGCACGTGCTGCCCGCGCCGCTGCCGGACGCCCGGCGCCGGGAGATCGAAGACCAGGTGTCGAGCGCGCTGAAGACGCTCGGGCTGCGCGTCGGCGGCTTCCACGTCGAGCTGTGGCTCACCGCGGACGGCGTCGTGCTCGGCGAGGTGCACGGCCGCTTCGGCGGCGACTGGATCCACCGCATGCTCGCCCACGCCATCCCCGGCCTCGAGCTGTACGGGCTGGTGTTCGACGACATGCTCGGCCGTCCGGTCACCGGCGTCCCGCTGACGCCGAGCCGCGGCGCCGCCGTCCGGTACCTGACACCGCCGCCCGGGCGGCTGGCCGCCGTCGAAGGCTGGGACGAGGTGCTCGCCCACCCCGCCGTCCTGCACGCGGAACTGGGCGTCGGACCCGGGGACGAAATCAGGCCCTTGCACCGCTCCGGCGACCGCGTCGGCCTGATCGTCGTCGGCGCCGAGACGCCCGAAGCGGCCAGCGCGCTGGCCGCCGACCTCGTGGACTCGGTGAAGTTCGTGCCCGAGTCCGAACCCGACCGCCTGCCGGGCCTGTGGGCCCTGCGCTGA